From the Plodia interpunctella isolate USDA-ARS_2022_Savannah chromosome 5, ilPloInte3.2, whole genome shotgun sequence genome, one window contains:
- the exd gene encoding homeobox protein extradenticle isoform X5, whose product MDDPNRMMAHSGGLMGPQGYGLPGGEGAPAAGEGEARKQDIGEILQQIMNITDQSLDEAQARKHTLNCHRMKPALFSVLCEIKEKTVLSLRNTQEEEPPDPQLMRLDNMLIAEGVAGPEKGGGAGAAASASAAAGEWDNAIEHSDYRAKLAQIRQIYHQELDKYENACNEFTTHVMNLLREQSRTRPITPKEIERMVQIIHKKFSSIQMQLKQSTCEAVMILRSRFLDARRKRRNFSKQASEILNEYFYSHLSNPYPSEEAKEELARKCGITVSQVSNWFGNKRIRYKKNIGKAQEEANLYAAKKAAAAGASPYSMGAASGTATPMMSPAPTQDSMGYSLPAPGYDAPQPGYDAIGYDHMHQDLSP is encoded by the exons ATGGACGATCCAAATCGGATGATGGCGCACAGCGGTGGACTTATGGGCCCGCAGGGCTACGGACTACCGGGCGGCGAGGGCGCCCCTGCTGCGGGCGAGGGCGAAGCTCGCAAGCAAGACATCGGCGAAATTTTGCAGCAGATCATGAATATTACTGACCAGAGTTTAGACGAAGCTCAAGCGAGAAAACACACGCTGAACTGTCACAGAATGAAGCCTGCCCTATTTTCAGTGCTATGTGAAATCAAAGAGAAAACTG ttctGTCCCTCCGCAATACGCAAGAGGAGGAGCCCCCGGACCCGCAACTGATGCGGTTGGACAACATGCTTATAGCCGAGGGGGTGGCGGGGCCTGAGAAGGgcggcggcgccggcgcagcAGCCTCCGCCTCGGCCGCAGCTGGAGAGTGGG ATAACGCGATCGAGCACTCGGACTACCGCGCCAAGCTGGCCCAGATCCGGCAGATCTACCACCAGGAGCTGGACAAGTATGAGAACGCCTGCAACGAGTTCACCACCCACGTGATGAATCTGCTCAGAGAGCAGAGCCGCACCAGGCCTATTACGCCTAAG GAGATCGAGCGCATGGTGCAGATCATCCACAAGAAGTTCAGCTCCATCCAGATGCAGCTGAAGCAGTCCACCTGCGAGGCCGTCATGATACTGCGCTCACG TTTCCTGGACGCGCGCCGGAAGCGTCGCAACTTCAGCAAGCAGGCCTCGGAGATTCTGAACGAGTACTTCTACTCGCACCTCTCCAACCCCTACCCCAGCGAGGAGGCCAAGGAGGAGCTCGCGCGCAAGTGCGGGATCACCGTCTCCCAG GTGTCGAATTGGTTCGGCAATAAGCGCATCCGCTACAAGAAGAACATCGGCAAGGCGCAGGAGGAGGCCAACCTGTACGCTGCCAAGAAGGCTGCCG CGGCAGGCGCGTCGCCGTACTCGATGGGCGCAGCGTCGGGCACGGCCACGCCCATGATGTCTCCGGCGCCCACGCAGGACTCCATGGGCTACAGCCTGCCCGCCCCCGGCTACGACGCCCCGCAGCCCGGCTACGACGCCATCGGCTACGACCACATGCACCAGGACCTCAGCCCTTAG
- the exd gene encoding homeobox protein extradenticle isoform X1 gives MDDPNRMMAHSGGLMGPQGYGLPGGEGAPAAGEGEARKQDIGEILQQIMNITDQSLDEAQARKHTLNCHRMKPALFSVLCEIKEKTVLSLRNTQEEEPPDPQLMRLDNMLIAEGVAGPEKGGGAGAAASASAAAGEWGTVAQADNAIEHSDYRAKLAQIRQIYHQELDKYENACNEFTTHVMNLLREQSRTRPITPKEIERMVQIIHKKFSSIQMQLKQSTCEAVMILRSRFLDARRKRRNFSKQASEILNEYFYSHLSNPYPSEEAKEELARKCGITVSQVSNWFGNKRIRYKKNIGKAQEEANLYAAKKAADLSWVGASRRDAHSPPARASYHTAGASPYSMGAASGTATPMMSPAPTQDSMGYSLPAPGYDAPQPGYDAIGYDHMHQDLSP, from the exons ATGGACGATCCAAATCGGATGATGGCGCACAGCGGTGGACTTATGGGCCCGCAGGGCTACGGACTACCGGGCGGCGAGGGCGCCCCTGCTGCGGGCGAGGGCGAAGCTCGCAAGCAAGACATCGGCGAAATTTTGCAGCAGATCATGAATATTACTGACCAGAGTTTAGACGAAGCTCAAGCGAGAAAACACACGCTGAACTGTCACAGAATGAAGCCTGCCCTATTTTCAGTGCTATGTGAAATCAAAGAGAAAACTG ttctGTCCCTCCGCAATACGCAAGAGGAGGAGCCCCCGGACCCGCAACTGATGCGGTTGGACAACATGCTTATAGCCGAGGGGGTGGCGGGGCCTGAGAAGGgcggcggcgccggcgcagcAGCCTCCGCCTCGGCCGCAGCTGGAGAGTGGG GCACTGTGGCTCAAGCAGATAACGCGATCGAGCACTCGGACTACCGCGCCAAGCTGGCCCAGATCCGGCAGATCTACCACCAGGAGCTGGACAAGTATGAGAACGCCTGCAACGAGTTCACCACCCACGTGATGAATCTGCTCAGAGAGCAGAGCCGCACCAGGCCTATTACGCCTAAG GAGATCGAGCGCATGGTGCAGATCATCCACAAGAAGTTCAGCTCCATCCAGATGCAGCTGAAGCAGTCCACCTGCGAGGCCGTCATGATACTGCGCTCACG TTTCCTGGACGCGCGCCGGAAGCGTCGCAACTTCAGCAAGCAGGCCTCGGAGATTCTGAACGAGTACTTCTACTCGCACCTCTCCAACCCCTACCCCAGCGAGGAGGCCAAGGAGGAGCTCGCGCGCAAGTGCGGGATCACCGTCTCCCAG GTGTCGAATTGGTTCGGCAATAAGCGCATCCGCTACAAGAAGAACATCGGCAAGGCGCAGGAGGAGGCCAACCTGTACGCTGCCAAGAAGGCTGCCG ACCTATCGTGGGTCGGCGCGTCCCGACGCGACGCCCACTCCCCACCCGCCAGAGCCTCATACCACA CGGCAGGCGCGTCGCCGTACTCGATGGGCGCAGCGTCGGGCACGGCCACGCCCATGATGTCTCCGGCGCCCACGCAGGACTCCATGGGCTACAGCCTGCCCGCCCCCGGCTACGACGCCCCGCAGCCCGGCTACGACGCCATCGGCTACGACCACATGCACCAGGACCTCAGCCCTTAG
- the GlyRS gene encoding glycine--tRNA ligase encodes MKHVLSLVYKCSVFSKYQSAVCSHIRLSHKLHIEQWGSNKLHRKIKIPNPQREIIMADPKIEAILAPLRAHVKEQGDLVRKLKDEKAPEIDIKKAVAELKARKKVLEDKELSLAPAEELFDRAKMEDLIKRRFFYDQSFAIYGGITGQFDFGPMGCALKSNMIQLWRKFFILQEQMLEVDCSILTPEPVLKASGHVERFADLMTKDAKTGECFRLDHLIKAHLEKIKSEKNTKAELKAEIEDIIVKLDGMTADDMSGLMKRFDMKSPISGNELTPPIEFNLMFNTQIGPSGLVKGFLRPETAQGIFVNFKRLLEFNQGRLPFAAAQIGNSFRNEISPRSGLLRVREFTMCEIEHFCDSKDHPKFDLVKDTKMLLYSADNQEQGRPAEIITIGEAVAKGIVNNETLGYFMARIHLYLLAVGIDVKKLRFRQHMGNEMAHYACDCWDAECLSSYGWVECVGCADRSAYDLTQHTKATGIRLAAEKKLPAPKQIEVVETVANKAAIGKEFKKDAKVINDALAAMDNAALESLQKQLESAGEYLLATPNGDFKLTSNLVSVKRSQKTVHVEEIIPSVIEPSFGIGRILYSVLEHNFRMREGDEQRTYFSLPATVAPMKCAVLPLSGNAEFQPFVRQLNQLLTDVDVSHKVDDSSGSIGRRYARTDELGVPYAITVDFDTTKEPHTVTLRERDSMGQVRLPLTDVPVVVRDLSNSKISWADVEQKYPKFEQQENVKGAAA; translated from the coding sequence ATGAAACACGTTTTGTCATTAGTTTATAAGTGTAGTGTATTTAGTAAATATCAATCAGCTGTGTGCAGTCATATCAGACTCTCTCATAAACTCCATATCGAACAGTGGGGTAGCAATAAGCTCCACAGAAAGATCAAAATACCAAATCCTCAACGAGAAATAATCATGGCTGATCCTAAAATTGAGGCAATCTTGGCGCCCCTTAGGGCTCACGTGAAAGAGCAAGGTGATTTGGTGAGAAAATTAAAGGATGAAAAGGCCCCTgaaattgacataaaaaaggCTGTAGCTGAATTAAAGGCAAGGAAGAAGGTGTTGGAAGACAAAGAACTCAGCTTGGCGCCAGCAGAAGAACTTTTTGATCGAGCTAAAATGGAAGACCTCATCAAAAGAAGGTTTTTCTATGACCAGTCATTTGCTATCTATGGCGGCATAACCGGGCAATTTGACTTCGGTCCTATGGGCTGCGCCCTCAAAAGCAACATGATCCAGCTGTGGAGAAAATTCTTCATTCTGCAAGAACAAATGCTGGAGGTAGACTGCTCCATACTGACCCCAGAACCAGTTTTGAAAGCTTCTGGTCACGTCGAAAGGTTTGCTGATCTGATGACCAAGGATGCCAAGACTGGAGAGTGCTTCAGATTAGATCATTTAATTAAAGCCCACttggaaaaaattaaaagtgagaaaaatacaaaagctGAATTGAAGGCTGAAATTGaagatattattgttaaattggATGGTATGACTGCAGATGACATGTCAGGCCTCATGAAAAGGTTTGATATGAAGTCTCCTATCAGTGGCAATGAGCTCACACCGCCGATAGAGTTCAATCTCATGTTCAATACTCAGATTGGGCCATCTGGATTAGTGAAAGGTTTCCTGAGGCCAGAGACTGCTCAAGGCATCTTTGTGAATTTCAAACGTTTGTTAGAATTCAATCAAGGCCGCCTCCCATTTGCTGCAGCACAAATAGGCAATTCTTTCAGGAATGAAATCTCTCCTCGATCCGGTCTGCTCAGAGTAAGAGAGTTCACTATGTGTGAGATTGAACACTTCTGTGATTCTAAAGATCATCCTAAGTTTGATTTAGTAAAGGACACAAAGATGCTGCTTTACTCTGCCGATAACCAGGAACAAGGACGGCCAGCTGAAATTATTACCATAGGTGAAGCAGTTGCTAAAGGCATTGTCAATAATGAGACTTTGGGATATTTCATGGCTAGAATACACTTGTACTTATTGGCTGTAGGTATTGATGTTAAGAAGCTGCGGTTTAGGCAACATATGGGCAATGAGATGGCTCACTATGCTTGTGACTGCTGGGATGCCGAATGTCTATCCAGCTATGGCTGGGTCGAGTGTGTTGGCTGTGCTGACAGATCTGCTTATGACTTAACTCAACACACAAAAGCTACAGGAATAAGATTggctgctgagaagaaattgCCAGCACCTAAACAAATTGAAGTTGTAGAAACTGTTGCTAACAAAGCTGCTATTGGTAAAGAGTTCAAAAAGGATGCTAAGGTTATCAATGACGCACTAGCAGCCATGGACAATGCCGCCCTGGAGAGTCTGCAAAAGCAGCTGGAATCTGCTGGAGAATACCTTCTTGCCACTCCTAATGGGGATTTCAAACTCACTTCTAACCTTGTCAGTGTAAAGAGAAGTCAAAAGACTGTCCATGTAGAAGAAATAATACCTAGTGTGATTGAGCCATCATTTGGAATTGGCAGAATTCTCTACAGTGTTTTAGAGCACAACTTCAGAATGAGGGAAGGTGATGAGCAAAggacttatttttctttacctGCCACAGTAGCTCCAATGAAGTGTGCTGTGTTGCCATTGAGTGGCAATGCCGAATTCCAGCCATTTGTGAGACAACTGAACCAGCTTTTGACTGATGTGGATGTGTCCCACAAGGTTGACGATTCTTCAGGCTCGATTGGGCGTCGATATGCCCGTACAGATGAGCTAGGCGTCCCATATGCCATTACTGTAGATTTTGACACAACAAAAGAACCACACACAGTGACTCTCAGGGAAAGAGATAGCATGGGTCAAGTAAGGTTACCATTGACTGACGTGCCAGTCGTGGTGCGAGACCTCTCAAACAGCAAGATTTCTTGGGCTGATGTAGAACAAAAATATCCCAAATTTGAACAACAAGAGAATGTGAAAGGCGCTGCAGCATAG
- the exd gene encoding homeobox protein extradenticle isoform X2, which translates to MDDPNRMMAHSGGLMGPQGYGLPGGEGAPAAGEGEARKQDIGEILQQIMNITDQSLDEAQARKHTLNCHRMKPALFSVLCEIKEKTVLSLRNTQEEEPPDPQLMRLDNMLIAEGVAGPEKGGGAGAAASASAAAGEWDNAIEHSDYRAKLAQIRQIYHQELDKYENACNEFTTHVMNLLREQSRTRPITPKEIERMVQIIHKKFSSIQMQLKQSTCEAVMILRSRFLDARRKRRNFSKQASEILNEYFYSHLSNPYPSEEAKEELARKCGITVSQVSNWFGNKRIRYKKNIGKAQEEANLYAAKKAADLSWVGASRRDAHSPPARASYHTAGASPYSMGAASGTATPMMSPAPTQDSMGYSLPAPGYDAPQPGYDAIGYDHMHQDLSP; encoded by the exons ATGGACGATCCAAATCGGATGATGGCGCACAGCGGTGGACTTATGGGCCCGCAGGGCTACGGACTACCGGGCGGCGAGGGCGCCCCTGCTGCGGGCGAGGGCGAAGCTCGCAAGCAAGACATCGGCGAAATTTTGCAGCAGATCATGAATATTACTGACCAGAGTTTAGACGAAGCTCAAGCGAGAAAACACACGCTGAACTGTCACAGAATGAAGCCTGCCCTATTTTCAGTGCTATGTGAAATCAAAGAGAAAACTG ttctGTCCCTCCGCAATACGCAAGAGGAGGAGCCCCCGGACCCGCAACTGATGCGGTTGGACAACATGCTTATAGCCGAGGGGGTGGCGGGGCCTGAGAAGGgcggcggcgccggcgcagcAGCCTCCGCCTCGGCCGCAGCTGGAGAGTGGG ATAACGCGATCGAGCACTCGGACTACCGCGCCAAGCTGGCCCAGATCCGGCAGATCTACCACCAGGAGCTGGACAAGTATGAGAACGCCTGCAACGAGTTCACCACCCACGTGATGAATCTGCTCAGAGAGCAGAGCCGCACCAGGCCTATTACGCCTAAG GAGATCGAGCGCATGGTGCAGATCATCCACAAGAAGTTCAGCTCCATCCAGATGCAGCTGAAGCAGTCCACCTGCGAGGCCGTCATGATACTGCGCTCACG TTTCCTGGACGCGCGCCGGAAGCGTCGCAACTTCAGCAAGCAGGCCTCGGAGATTCTGAACGAGTACTTCTACTCGCACCTCTCCAACCCCTACCCCAGCGAGGAGGCCAAGGAGGAGCTCGCGCGCAAGTGCGGGATCACCGTCTCCCAG GTGTCGAATTGGTTCGGCAATAAGCGCATCCGCTACAAGAAGAACATCGGCAAGGCGCAGGAGGAGGCCAACCTGTACGCTGCCAAGAAGGCTGCCG ACCTATCGTGGGTCGGCGCGTCCCGACGCGACGCCCACTCCCCACCCGCCAGAGCCTCATACCACA CGGCAGGCGCGTCGCCGTACTCGATGGGCGCAGCGTCGGGCACGGCCACGCCCATGATGTCTCCGGCGCCCACGCAGGACTCCATGGGCTACAGCCTGCCCGCCCCCGGCTACGACGCCCCGCAGCCCGGCTACGACGCCATCGGCTACGACCACATGCACCAGGACCTCAGCCCTTAG
- the exd gene encoding homeobox protein extradenticle isoform X4 translates to MDDPNRMMAHSGGLMGPQGYGLPGGEGAPAAGEGEARKQDIGEILQQIMNITDQSLDEAQARKHTLNCHRMKPALFSVLCEIKEKTVLSLRNTQEEEPPDPQLMRLDNMLIAEGVAGPEKGGGAGAAASASAAAGEWGTVAQADNAIEHSDYRAKLAQIRQIYHQELDKYENACNEFTTHVMNLLREQSRTRPITPKEIERMVQIIHKKFSSIQMQLKQSTCEAVMILRSRFLDARRKRRNFSKQASEILNEYFYSHLSNPYPSEEAKEELARKCGITVSQVSNWFGNKRIRYKKNIGKAQEEANLYAAKKAAGASPYSMGAASGTATPMMSPAPTQDSMGYSLPAPGYDAPQPGYDAIGYDHMHQDLSP, encoded by the exons ATGGACGATCCAAATCGGATGATGGCGCACAGCGGTGGACTTATGGGCCCGCAGGGCTACGGACTACCGGGCGGCGAGGGCGCCCCTGCTGCGGGCGAGGGCGAAGCTCGCAAGCAAGACATCGGCGAAATTTTGCAGCAGATCATGAATATTACTGACCAGAGTTTAGACGAAGCTCAAGCGAGAAAACACACGCTGAACTGTCACAGAATGAAGCCTGCCCTATTTTCAGTGCTATGTGAAATCAAAGAGAAAACTG ttctGTCCCTCCGCAATACGCAAGAGGAGGAGCCCCCGGACCCGCAACTGATGCGGTTGGACAACATGCTTATAGCCGAGGGGGTGGCGGGGCCTGAGAAGGgcggcggcgccggcgcagcAGCCTCCGCCTCGGCCGCAGCTGGAGAGTGGG GCACTGTGGCTCAAGCAGATAACGCGATCGAGCACTCGGACTACCGCGCCAAGCTGGCCCAGATCCGGCAGATCTACCACCAGGAGCTGGACAAGTATGAGAACGCCTGCAACGAGTTCACCACCCACGTGATGAATCTGCTCAGAGAGCAGAGCCGCACCAGGCCTATTACGCCTAAG GAGATCGAGCGCATGGTGCAGATCATCCACAAGAAGTTCAGCTCCATCCAGATGCAGCTGAAGCAGTCCACCTGCGAGGCCGTCATGATACTGCGCTCACG TTTCCTGGACGCGCGCCGGAAGCGTCGCAACTTCAGCAAGCAGGCCTCGGAGATTCTGAACGAGTACTTCTACTCGCACCTCTCCAACCCCTACCCCAGCGAGGAGGCCAAGGAGGAGCTCGCGCGCAAGTGCGGGATCACCGTCTCCCAG GTGTCGAATTGGTTCGGCAATAAGCGCATCCGCTACAAGAAGAACATCGGCAAGGCGCAGGAGGAGGCCAACCTGTACGCTGCCAAGAAGGCTGCCG GCGCGTCGCCGTACTCGATGGGCGCAGCGTCGGGCACGGCCACGCCCATGATGTCTCCGGCGCCCACGCAGGACTCCATGGGCTACAGCCTGCCCGCCCCCGGCTACGACGCCCCGCAGCCCGGCTACGACGCCATCGGCTACGACCACATGCACCAGGACCTCAGCCCTTAG
- the exd gene encoding homeobox protein extradenticle isoform X6: MDDPNRMMAHSGGLMGPQGYGLPGGEGAPAAGEGEARKQDIGEILQQIMNITDQSLDEAQARKHTLNCHRMKPALFSVLCEIKEKTVLSLRNTQEEEPPDPQLMRLDNMLIAEGVAGPEKGGGAGAAASASAAAGEWDNAIEHSDYRAKLAQIRQIYHQELDKYENACNEFTTHVMNLLREQSRTRPITPKEIERMVQIIHKKFSSIQMQLKQSTCEAVMILRSRFLDARRKRRNFSKQASEILNEYFYSHLSNPYPSEEAKEELARKCGITVSQVSNWFGNKRIRYKKNIGKAQEEANLYAAKKAAGASPYSMGAASGTATPMMSPAPTQDSMGYSLPAPGYDAPQPGYDAIGYDHMHQDLSP; the protein is encoded by the exons ATGGACGATCCAAATCGGATGATGGCGCACAGCGGTGGACTTATGGGCCCGCAGGGCTACGGACTACCGGGCGGCGAGGGCGCCCCTGCTGCGGGCGAGGGCGAAGCTCGCAAGCAAGACATCGGCGAAATTTTGCAGCAGATCATGAATATTACTGACCAGAGTTTAGACGAAGCTCAAGCGAGAAAACACACGCTGAACTGTCACAGAATGAAGCCTGCCCTATTTTCAGTGCTATGTGAAATCAAAGAGAAAACTG ttctGTCCCTCCGCAATACGCAAGAGGAGGAGCCCCCGGACCCGCAACTGATGCGGTTGGACAACATGCTTATAGCCGAGGGGGTGGCGGGGCCTGAGAAGGgcggcggcgccggcgcagcAGCCTCCGCCTCGGCCGCAGCTGGAGAGTGGG ATAACGCGATCGAGCACTCGGACTACCGCGCCAAGCTGGCCCAGATCCGGCAGATCTACCACCAGGAGCTGGACAAGTATGAGAACGCCTGCAACGAGTTCACCACCCACGTGATGAATCTGCTCAGAGAGCAGAGCCGCACCAGGCCTATTACGCCTAAG GAGATCGAGCGCATGGTGCAGATCATCCACAAGAAGTTCAGCTCCATCCAGATGCAGCTGAAGCAGTCCACCTGCGAGGCCGTCATGATACTGCGCTCACG TTTCCTGGACGCGCGCCGGAAGCGTCGCAACTTCAGCAAGCAGGCCTCGGAGATTCTGAACGAGTACTTCTACTCGCACCTCTCCAACCCCTACCCCAGCGAGGAGGCCAAGGAGGAGCTCGCGCGCAAGTGCGGGATCACCGTCTCCCAG GTGTCGAATTGGTTCGGCAATAAGCGCATCCGCTACAAGAAGAACATCGGCAAGGCGCAGGAGGAGGCCAACCTGTACGCTGCCAAGAAGGCTGCCG GCGCGTCGCCGTACTCGATGGGCGCAGCGTCGGGCACGGCCACGCCCATGATGTCTCCGGCGCCCACGCAGGACTCCATGGGCTACAGCCTGCCCGCCCCCGGCTACGACGCCCCGCAGCCCGGCTACGACGCCATCGGCTACGACCACATGCACCAGGACCTCAGCCCTTAG
- the exd gene encoding homeobox protein extradenticle isoform X3 translates to MDDPNRMMAHSGGLMGPQGYGLPGGEGAPAAGEGEARKQDIGEILQQIMNITDQSLDEAQARKHTLNCHRMKPALFSVLCEIKEKTVLSLRNTQEEEPPDPQLMRLDNMLIAEGVAGPEKGGGAGAAASASAAAGEWGTVAQADNAIEHSDYRAKLAQIRQIYHQELDKYENACNEFTTHVMNLLREQSRTRPITPKEIERMVQIIHKKFSSIQMQLKQSTCEAVMILRSRFLDARRKRRNFSKQASEILNEYFYSHLSNPYPSEEAKEELARKCGITVSQVSNWFGNKRIRYKKNIGKAQEEANLYAAKKAAAAGASPYSMGAASGTATPMMSPAPTQDSMGYSLPAPGYDAPQPGYDAIGYDHMHQDLSP, encoded by the exons ATGGACGATCCAAATCGGATGATGGCGCACAGCGGTGGACTTATGGGCCCGCAGGGCTACGGACTACCGGGCGGCGAGGGCGCCCCTGCTGCGGGCGAGGGCGAAGCTCGCAAGCAAGACATCGGCGAAATTTTGCAGCAGATCATGAATATTACTGACCAGAGTTTAGACGAAGCTCAAGCGAGAAAACACACGCTGAACTGTCACAGAATGAAGCCTGCCCTATTTTCAGTGCTATGTGAAATCAAAGAGAAAACTG ttctGTCCCTCCGCAATACGCAAGAGGAGGAGCCCCCGGACCCGCAACTGATGCGGTTGGACAACATGCTTATAGCCGAGGGGGTGGCGGGGCCTGAGAAGGgcggcggcgccggcgcagcAGCCTCCGCCTCGGCCGCAGCTGGAGAGTGGG GCACTGTGGCTCAAGCAGATAACGCGATCGAGCACTCGGACTACCGCGCCAAGCTGGCCCAGATCCGGCAGATCTACCACCAGGAGCTGGACAAGTATGAGAACGCCTGCAACGAGTTCACCACCCACGTGATGAATCTGCTCAGAGAGCAGAGCCGCACCAGGCCTATTACGCCTAAG GAGATCGAGCGCATGGTGCAGATCATCCACAAGAAGTTCAGCTCCATCCAGATGCAGCTGAAGCAGTCCACCTGCGAGGCCGTCATGATACTGCGCTCACG TTTCCTGGACGCGCGCCGGAAGCGTCGCAACTTCAGCAAGCAGGCCTCGGAGATTCTGAACGAGTACTTCTACTCGCACCTCTCCAACCCCTACCCCAGCGAGGAGGCCAAGGAGGAGCTCGCGCGCAAGTGCGGGATCACCGTCTCCCAG GTGTCGAATTGGTTCGGCAATAAGCGCATCCGCTACAAGAAGAACATCGGCAAGGCGCAGGAGGAGGCCAACCTGTACGCTGCCAAGAAGGCTGCCG CGGCAGGCGCGTCGCCGTACTCGATGGGCGCAGCGTCGGGCACGGCCACGCCCATGATGTCTCCGGCGCCCACGCAGGACTCCATGGGCTACAGCCTGCCCGCCCCCGGCTACGACGCCCCGCAGCCCGGCTACGACGCCATCGGCTACGACCACATGCACCAGGACCTCAGCCCTTAG